From Polaribacter butkevichii, a single genomic window includes:
- a CDS encoding L,D-transpeptidase — protein sequence MKNKVKYYIVLVVLIFFNISNSNAITFLQVNPILKHTFIPKKVKVKKNITVENYFQFIDSVVIKYDSLTNYKLTEHLLVRANPYIIDVLKNTDYYLMIKKDSFVYDQKKMIVLKKGDQLIVPNSKLAKKLSDSFKNTRIDVNIPEFKLRILENSKELYSFPIRVGRNEKKYLKMAGRVLDLKTKTGEGKIVGYERFPDFYNPANGHRYYVTNRDDKKVTKLPQVPFIETEINGIRYGQLIHTTTNPKTLEKAYSNGCIGTKEADIWVIYYYAPVNTKITIRYHLNVKDSISGKTTVLKDIYGYQKK from the coding sequence ATGAAAAATAAAGTAAAATATTATATCGTTTTAGTAGTACTAATATTCTTTAATATTAGCAATTCTAATGCAATTACATTTCTACAAGTAAACCCTATTTTAAAACATACTTTTATCCCTAAAAAAGTAAAGGTAAAAAAGAATATAACCGTAGAAAATTACTTTCAATTTATAGATTCTGTAGTGATAAAATACGATTCTTTAACAAACTATAAGTTAACAGAACATTTACTGGTTAGGGCAAATCCTTATATAATTGATGTGCTAAAAAATACAGATTATTATCTGATGATTAAAAAGGATTCTTTTGTTTATGATCAGAAAAAAATGATTGTCTTAAAAAAAGGAGATCAACTTATTGTACCCAACTCTAAATTAGCTAAAAAGTTGTCTGATTCTTTTAAAAATACAAGAATTGATGTCAATATTCCTGAATTTAAACTCCGAATTTTAGAAAACTCAAAAGAACTTTATAGTTTTCCTATTAGAGTGGGTAGAAATGAAAAGAAATATCTAAAAATGGCAGGACGCGTTTTAGATCTAAAAACAAAAACAGGAGAAGGAAAAATAGTTGGCTATGAACGTTTTCCTGATTTCTATAACCCAGCAAATGGACATCGATATTATGTAACCAACAGAGATGATAAAAAGGTTACAAAGTTACCACAAGTGCCTTTTATAGAAACCGAAATTAATGGCATCCGTTACGGACAATTAATACATACAACTACCAATCCTAAAACATTAGAAAAAGCCTATTCTAATGGCTGTATTGGCACAAAAGAAGCAGATATTTGGGTTATCTATTATTATGCTCCCGTCAATACTAAAATTACCATTAGATATCATTTAAATGTAAAAGACTCAATTAGCGGAAAAACAACTGTTTTAAAAGATATTTATGGCTATCAAAAAAAATAA
- a CDS encoding single-stranded DNA-binding protein, with protein MNTLRNKVQLIGRLGQEPEIVTFKDGNKMAKFSMATDDSYKDKAGNKVERAYWHNIVITGGLVNVVENYVKKGQEIAVEGKLTNRSYDTKEGEKRYVTEILVNELLLLGGK; from the coding sequence ATGAATACGTTAAGAAACAAAGTACAGTTAATTGGTAGATTAGGTCAAGAACCAGAAATAGTAACTTTTAAAGATGGCAATAAAATGGCTAAATTTTCTATGGCAACAGATGATAGTTATAAAGACAAGGCAGGTAATAAAGTAGAGCGTGCTTATTGGCACAATATTGTGATAACTGGTGGTTTGGTTAATGTGGTAGAAAATTATGTAAAAAAAGGACAAGAAATAGCCGTTGAAGGGAAATTAACAAATAGGTCTTATGACACAAAAGAAGGTGAAAAAAGATATGTAACAGAAATTTTGGTGAACGAATTGTTGCTTTTAGGAGGCAAATAA
- a CDS encoding GNAT family N-acetyltransferase encodes MKFQLQTKRLILRDLRITDLEGMFELDSNPEVHKYLGNNTIKTKAEAEKNIAFVRRQYQENGIGRFAVIEKKSGNFIGWSGLKLNKGKKESLNGYQDFIDIGYRFIPKYWKKGYGLESAITCLDYGFKTMSYNIIYGAAETRNIGSNKILQKIGLQFVNEFKEGNKQVNWYELKKINYGK; translated from the coding sequence ATGAAATTTCAATTACAAACAAAAAGATTAATTCTTAGAGACCTTAGAATAACTGATTTAGAAGGTATGTTTGAATTAGATTCTAACCCAGAGGTACATAAATATTTAGGAAATAATACCATTAAAACCAAAGCAGAGGCAGAAAAAAATATTGCTTTTGTTAGGAGGCAATACCAAGAAAATGGTATTGGAAGGTTTGCTGTTATAGAAAAAAAATCGGGTAATTTTATAGGTTGGTCTGGATTAAAACTAAATAAAGGTAAAAAAGAAAGTTTAAATGGTTACCAAGATTTTATTGATATTGGCTATCGATTTATTCCTAAATATTGGAAAAAAGGGTATGGATTAGAATCTGCAATTACCTGTTTAGATTATGGTTTTAAAACCATGAGTTATAATATTATTTATGGAGCTGCAGAAACAAGAAATATTGGTTCTAATAAGATTTTACAAAAAATTGGTTTGCAATTTGTTAATGAATTTAAAGAAGGTAATAAGCAAGTAAATTGGTATGAACTAAAAAAAATAAATTATGGAAAGTAG
- a CDS encoding CBS domain-containing protein gives MAIKSFQGKRDVSQGKEESQILVSDYMTTKLVTFKAEDTLDHVINQLITYKISGGPVVNDKNELIGIISETDCIKHISESKYYNMPSDTNNTVGKYMVTGVDTIDKDMNIFDAAFKFITSHRRRFPVVENGKLIGQLSQKDVLKAAISVKGNTWNS, from the coding sequence ATGGCAATTAAAAGCTTTCAAGGAAAAAGAGACGTAAGTCAAGGAAAAGAAGAGTCACAAATTTTAGTATCTGATTATATGACAACAAAATTGGTAACTTTTAAAGCTGAAGACACTTTAGACCATGTAATTAACCAATTAATTACTTATAAAATTTCTGGAGGACCGGTTGTGAACGATAAGAATGAATTGATTGGTATTATTTCTGAAACTGATTGTATTAAACATATTTCTGAAAGTAAATATTACAATATGCCTTCTGATACAAATAATACTGTAGGTAAATATATGGTTACAGGTGTAGATACGATTGATAAAGACATGAATATTTTTGATGCTGCTTTTAAATTTATTACCTCGCACAGAAGAAGATTTCCTGTTGTAGAAAACGGAAAATTAATAGGACAACTTAGTCAAAAAGATGTTTTAAAGGCTGCGATAAGTGTAAAAGGTAATACTTGGAATAGTTAA
- the pyk gene encoding pyruvate kinase produces MKNYKKTKIVATLGPAIDTKEKMKELAVAGVNVFRINFSHANYDIVKQNVQRIREINEEEGFNVAILADLQGPKLRVGVMEENVVLKDGDLFTFTTEKCVGNKNKAFMTYQRFPKDVKVGEQIMVDDGKLLFEVVSTDKDKAVVVKVIVGGPLHSKKGVNLPNTAISLPALTEKDKEDAIFALGLNIDWMALSFVRTPEDLRMLRDLIDEHSDYRVPVIAKIEKPEAVANIDALIPYCDGLMVARGDLGVEIPMQDVPLIQKKLVRRAKRARIPVIIATQMMETMIDNPVPTRAEVNDVANSIMDGADAVMLSGETSVGKHPLRVIQKMSEIIRAVENSNMIKVPHEAPHIRTNRFITKSVCHHAALMANDIDATAISTLTNSGYTAFQISAWRPQAKILAFSSERRILGKLNLLWGVKAFYYDKNLSTDDTVVDINKISKEKGFVKEGDLMINLTSMPVEAKGMVNTLRVSEID; encoded by the coding sequence ATGAAAAACTACAAAAAAACAAAAATAGTTGCAACCTTAGGTCCAGCAATAGATACCAAAGAAAAAATGAAAGAATTGGCCGTTGCTGGTGTCAATGTCTTTAGAATTAATTTTTCTCATGCAAATTACGATATCGTAAAACAAAACGTACAAAGAATTAGAGAAATTAATGAAGAAGAAGGATTTAACGTAGCCATTTTAGCAGATTTACAAGGACCAAAACTTCGTGTAGGAGTAATGGAAGAAAATGTAGTTTTAAAAGATGGAGACTTATTTACTTTTACTACAGAGAAATGTGTTGGTAACAAGAACAAAGCATTTATGACGTACCAACGTTTTCCTAAAGATGTAAAAGTTGGTGAACAAATTATGGTGGATGATGGTAAATTATTATTTGAAGTAGTTTCTACAGATAAAGATAAAGCCGTTGTTGTAAAAGTAATTGTTGGTGGACCTTTACATTCTAAAAAAGGAGTAAACCTACCTAACACTGCTATTTCTTTACCAGCGTTAACAGAAAAAGATAAAGAAGATGCTATTTTTGCCTTAGGTTTAAATATAGATTGGATGGCGCTTTCTTTTGTAAGAACCCCAGAAGATTTAAGAATGTTACGCGATTTAATCGATGAACATTCAGATTATAGAGTACCTGTAATTGCTAAAATAGAAAAACCAGAAGCAGTTGCAAATATAGATGCTTTAATTCCTTATTGTGATGGATTAATGGTTGCCCGTGGAGATTTAGGAGTAGAAATACCTATGCAAGATGTGCCATTAATTCAGAAAAAATTAGTGAGACGTGCTAAGAGAGCAAGAATTCCTGTAATTATTGCAACGCAAATGATGGAAACAATGATTGACAATCCTGTGCCAACAAGAGCAGAAGTTAATGATGTTGCAAACTCTATTATGGATGGTGCAGATGCAGTAATGTTATCTGGAGAAACATCTGTAGGGAAACACCCATTAAGAGTAATTCAAAAAATGTCTGAAATCATTAGAGCTGTAGAGAACTCTAACATGATTAAAGTACCACACGAAGCACCACATATTAGAACAAACAGATTTATAACAAAATCAGTTTGTCATCACGCAGCATTAATGGCAAATGATATTGATGCAACCGCAATTTCTACATTAACAAATAGTGGGTATACTGCATTTCAAATTTCTGCATGGAGACCACAAGCTAAAATTTTAGCATTTTCATCAGAAAGAAGAATTTTAGGAAAACTAAATTTACTTTGGGGTGTAAAAGCTTTTTATTACGATAAAAACTTAAGTACAGATGATACAGTTGTAGATATTAATAAAATATCTAAAGAAAAAGGCTTTGTTAAAGAAGGAGATTTAATGATTAACCTTACTTCTATGCCAGTAGAAGCTAAAGGTATGGTAAATACCTTAAGAGTTTCTGAAATAGACTAA
- a CDS encoding IPExxxVDY family protein has translation MQVHALEMDDFFEEEYSLIGIHSTLEDYKLAYLLNKNLNARFYKAKEDLEFVREKKKSSFSIYKYKNIEFDFDCFLIANSYKGENQTASNQLLLTLETKTYLIPEKKKVDFFLKICGVSEDEFVLKTINRIKSIDNVITAYSIDKNTLKSKDFLIF, from the coding sequence ATGCAGGTACACGCTTTAGAAATGGACGATTTTTTTGAAGAAGAATATTCTTTAATAGGCATCCATTCTACCTTAGAAGATTATAAACTTGCCTACTTATTAAATAAAAACCTAAACGCAAGGTTTTATAAAGCAAAAGAAGATTTAGAGTTTGTTAGAGAAAAAAAGAAATCCTCTTTTTCTATTTATAAATATAAAAATATAGAATTCGATTTCGATTGTTTTTTAATAGCAAATAGTTATAAAGGAGAAAATCAAACAGCGTCTAATCAATTATTACTAACATTAGAAACAAAAACATATTTAATTCCAGAAAAGAAAAAAGTAGATTTCTTTTTAAAAATTTGTGGAGTATCAGAAGATGAATTTGTTTTGAAAACGATAAATAGAATTAAAAGTATTGACAATGTAATTACGGCATATTCAATAGATAAAAACACCTTAAAGTCTAAAGACTTTTTAATATTTTAA
- the rnc gene encoding ribonuclease III encodes MNFIRKIVKPRNEEDAQLYNELKKLLNFSPRSINKYKKAFTHRSVQMLDSKGIPINYERLEFLGDSILGSVIAAYLYKKVPTGSEGYLTQMRSKIVSREHLNELGKDLDLIRFVKSNIDQANVGDNIHGNIFEALVGAIYLDKNYNTCQKFIYENVIVPYVDIEKLEGKITSYKGLIIEWCQKQKKKYTFDTYEDSGNEAIKHFSVKVSIDGEQIAKGRATSKKKAEEQAAKRVYFAFQEEISLG; translated from the coding sequence ATGAATTTTATTCGTAAAATAGTAAAGCCTCGCAATGAAGAGGACGCACAATTATATAACGAATTAAAAAAATTACTCAACTTTTCACCAAGAAGTATTAATAAATACAAAAAAGCATTTACACATAGATCTGTGCAAATGCTAGACAGTAAAGGAATACCAATTAATTATGAACGCTTAGAGTTTTTAGGTGATTCTATTTTAGGTTCTGTAATTGCTGCCTATTTGTATAAAAAAGTTCCTACAGGAAGTGAAGGTTACCTTACGCAGATGCGCTCTAAAATAGTAAGTAGAGAGCATTTAAATGAATTAGGTAAAGATTTAGACTTAATACGATTTGTAAAAAGTAATATAGATCAAGCTAACGTTGGTGATAATATTCATGGTAATATTTTTGAAGCATTAGTAGGTGCTATTTATTTAGATAAAAACTACAATACCTGTCAGAAATTTATTTACGAAAATGTAATTGTTCCTTACGTTGATATAGAAAAACTAGAAGGAAAAATAACCAGTTACAAAGGTCTTATTATAGAGTGGTGTCAGAAACAAAAGAAGAAATATACTTTTGATACTTACGAAGATTCTGGTAACGAGGCTATTAAGCATTTTAGTGTAAAGGTTAGTATAGATGGCGAGCAAATAGCCAAAGGTAGAGCCACTTCTAAGAAAAAAGCAGAAGAACAAGCAGCTAAAAGAGTATATTTTGCTTTTCAGGAAGAGATTTCTTTGGGGTAA
- the fabF gene encoding beta-ketoacyl-ACP synthase II, with product MQLKRVVVTGLGALTPIGNNIEEYWNALVNGVSGAAPIKGFDAAKFKTRFACELKNFEVTDFINRKDARKMDRFTQYAMVASDEAIADASLDLEKINKLRVGVIWGAGIGGLETFQNEAINFGAGDGTPRFNPFFIPKMIADIAPGNISIKNGFMGPNYTTVSACASSANAMIDALNYIRLGTCDVIVTGGSEAAVVISGVGGFNAMHALSTRNESPETASRPFDAERDGFVLGEGAGAIVLEEYEHAKARGAKIYAEVIGGGMSSDAYHMTAPHPEGVGVIAVMKNCLENSGINPEDVDHINTHGTSTPLGDVAELKAISEVFGEHAKNININSTKSMTGHLLGAAGAIESIAAILAMKHSIVPPTINHVNVDENINPELNLTLNKAQKRDIKVAMSNTFGFGGHNACVAFRKLDE from the coding sequence ATGCAATTAAAACGAGTTGTAGTCACTGGACTTGGCGCACTAACGCCAATTGGTAATAATATTGAAGAATATTGGAATGCTTTAGTTAACGGAGTTAGCGGTGCAGCGCCTATTAAAGGTTTTGATGCTGCCAAGTTCAAAACTCGTTTTGCATGTGAATTAAAGAACTTTGAAGTTACGGACTTTATCAATAGAAAAGACGCCCGTAAAATGGATAGGTTTACGCAGTATGCAATGGTAGCTTCTGATGAAGCAATTGCAGATGCAAGCCTAGACTTAGAAAAAATTAACAAATTACGCGTAGGTGTAATTTGGGGAGCCGGAATTGGAGGTTTAGAAACTTTTCAAAACGAAGCCATAAATTTTGGAGCAGGAGATGGCACACCAAGATTTAATCCTTTCTTTATCCCAAAAATGATTGCAGATATTGCACCAGGAAACATTTCTATTAAGAATGGATTTATGGGGCCAAATTATACTACAGTTTCTGCATGTGCATCATCAGCTAACGCAATGATAGATGCTTTAAATTATATTCGATTAGGTACTTGTGATGTTATTGTAACTGGTGGCTCTGAAGCTGCAGTTGTAATTTCTGGTGTGGGTGGTTTTAATGCTATGCACGCTTTATCTACAAGAAACGAAAGCCCAGAAACAGCTTCTAGACCTTTTGATGCAGAACGTGATGGTTTTGTGTTAGGTGAGGGAGCAGGTGCTATTGTACTAGAAGAATATGAACATGCCAAAGCTAGAGGAGCAAAAATTTATGCAGAGGTTATTGGAGGCGGTATGTCTTCTGATGCTTATCATATGACAGCACCACATCCAGAAGGAGTTGGTGTAATTGCTGTAATGAAAAATTGTTTAGAAAATTCAGGAATTAATCCAGAAGATGTAGACCATATTAACACACATGGTACTTCTACACCTTTAGGTGATGTTGCAGAATTAAAAGCAATTTCTGAGGTTTTTGGTGAACATGCTAAAAACATCAATATTAATTCTACAAAATCAATGACAGGTCACCTGTTAGGTGCTGCAGGAGCTATTGAATCTATTGCTGCTATTTTGGCAATGAAACATAGTATTGTACCACCAACAATTAACCATGTTAATGTAGATGAAAACATCAATCCAGAATTAAACTTAACTTTAAATAAAGCTCAAAAGCGCGATATTAAAGTCGCTATGAGTAATACGTTTGGTTTTGGTGGTCATAATGCATGTGTTGCATTTAGAAAATTAGATGAATAA
- a CDS encoding acyl carrier protein has translation MSDIASRVKAIIVDKLGVDDNEVTTEASFTNDLGADSLDTVELIMEFEKEFDIQIPDDQAENIGTVGQAVSYIEEAKK, from the coding sequence ATGTCAGACATTGCATCAAGAGTAAAAGCTATTATCGTAGACAAATTAGGAGTAGACGATAACGAAGTAACAACAGAAGCTAGCTTCACAAACGATTTAGGAGCAGATTCTTTGGATACTGTTGAGTTAATTATGGAATTCGAAAAAGAATTCGATATTCAAATTCCAGACGATCAAGCTGAAAACATCGGAACAGTAGGTCAAGCAGTTAGCTATATTGAAGAAGCAAAAAAGTAA
- a CDS encoding phosphoribosylglycinamide formyltransferase: MKRIVIFASGSGTNAENIIKFFNHTKTAKVTTVLCNNEHAKVFDRCKNLDIKCLHFKKEAFFTTDEILNLLKEQADYIILAGFLWKIPTKIIDAFPNKIINIHPALLPKYGGKGMYGMNVHKAVKENKETETGITIHYVNANYDEGAIIFQEKTALLSEDTPEKIAEKIHILEQRYFPRVIEDVILTINE, translated from the coding sequence ATGAAACGTATTGTTATTTTTGCATCTGGTTCTGGAACGAACGCCGAAAACATTATTAAATTTTTTAATCATACTAAAACCGCTAAGGTTACTACCGTATTATGTAACAATGAACATGCCAAAGTTTTTGATAGATGTAAAAATTTAGACATCAAATGTTTACATTTTAAAAAAGAAGCTTTTTTTACTACGGATGAAATTCTAAATCTCTTAAAAGAGCAAGCAGATTATATTATTTTGGCTGGTTTTTTATGGAAAATTCCAACAAAAATTATTGATGCTTTTCCTAATAAAATCATCAATATTCACCCTGCTTTATTGCCAAAATATGGAGGAAAAGGGATGTACGGAATGAACGTTCATAAAGCTGTAAAAGAAAATAAAGAAACAGAAACTGGCATCACTATTCACTACGTAAATGCCAATTATGATGAAGGAGCTATCATTTTTCAAGAAAAAACAGCTCTTTTAAGTGAAGATACACCAGAAAAAATCGCAGAAAAGATTCATATTTTAGAACAACGTTACTTTCCAAGAGTTATTGAAGATGTAATTTTAACTATAAATGAGTAA
- a CDS encoding viroplasmin family protein, with product MSKKKFYVVWNGRRKGVFTSWKVCKKQIDGFEGAQYKSFADLNEAEIAATKNYADYVGKDTKKPTLSSAEKEKLGRPILESISVDAACSGNPGKMEYRGVLTHNKKQIFIKGPFAKGTNNIGEFLALVHGIALLKSKNKEHIPIYSDSKIAMSWVKQKRCKTNMHFDASNKDLLDLIKRAEKWLKENTYKNPILKWETKAWGEIPADFGRK from the coding sequence ATGAGTAAAAAAAAGTTTTATGTTGTTTGGAACGGACGTAGAAAAGGTGTTTTTACTTCTTGGAAAGTCTGTAAAAAACAAATTGATGGTTTTGAAGGCGCACAATACAAATCTTTTGCCGATTTAAACGAAGCCGAAATTGCGGCTACCAAAAACTATGCAGATTACGTTGGTAAAGACACTAAAAAACCAACTTTATCATCCGCAGAAAAAGAAAAATTAGGGAGACCTATTTTAGAAAGTATTTCTGTAGACGCTGCTTGCTCTGGAAATCCTGGAAAAATGGAATACAGAGGTGTTTTAACACATAATAAGAAACAAATTTTTATAAAAGGTCCTTTTGCTAAGGGAACCAATAATATTGGCGAATTTTTAGCTTTAGTACACGGAATTGCGCTTTTAAAGAGTAAGAACAAAGAGCATATTCCTATTTATTCTGATTCTAAGATTGCCATGAGTTGGGTAAAACAGAAAAGATGTAAAACCAACATGCATTTTGATGCTTCTAACAAAGATTTATTAGACTTGATAAAAAGAGCCGAAAAATGGCTGAAAGAAAACACATATAAAAATCCTATTTTGAAATGGGAAACCAAAGCTTGGGGAGAAATTCCTGCAGATTTTGGAAGGAAATAG
- a CDS encoding carboxypeptidase-like regulatory domain-containing protein, which produces MKNNLLFLLLFSITTFCFSQKVTLSGSVKDSLQNPLSYANVIAKPKDVSKNLQFAITDNEGYYKLLLEKGDTITISISYLGYKPIEYQFIALKTTKKDFVLQQSSEQLDEVVIEMPVTVRGDTTIYKTDKFINGTERKLKNVLKKLPGVEVSKNGTVTVQGKKVTKMLVDGKKFFGGNSKLAVENIPANAVGNIEVIDNYNEVSFLKGLTDSDEMAMNIKLKEDKKRFLFGDVEAGKGNKEFYKTSANLFYYSPKTNVNFIGNINNIGEKTFTFRDYMSFSGGMNAIFSGNFKWKGGDFSQFLESRDLQTSSQKFGALNITKTATSKLDIAGYAIFSNTNTSSFVENQNEYTTFTEQRTNKTATDNLLGIGNLNIEYTPNNREKWYARTQVKRTNNTKINTVASLINANTNTIATDRDLTATYINQNIEWHKRQNDKHTFSSIFNYVFDKSDKTNYWQTQDAILQGLIPADTDQDLLRIHQLKNTKEQNIDAVFKHFWEINNSNHIYTTLGNKFLNEDFVSDDFQKLDNGTTNNFSSDDFGNDLNLKLNDFFVGMHYKFRAGIFTLKQGVELHNYKWKLDKQTHLENNKWIVLPDFLAKIEFNKSKKITINYNLKTSFSDVDKFANRFYLQSYNSVFKGNETLENNLYHAARIYYSRFSLYRGLMLFANLNYSKQIKGVRNTVDFNDVNQFLTVKMFDNPSEDLHGNIHLEKSIKNIKYKFDVGFSNNKYLQELNGNTQTNKNNGYNYEVGFETLFDNFPTIEVGVSRDIGKFISSNTTSKFITTEPFVTVDYDFLKGFIFNFDYKLSNYQNKTLGQKNVYEIANTTLSYKKEDAAWSYKISVQNMFNTQFKQSNSFSDYLISDSKTFILPRIIMFSIGYNL; this is translated from the coding sequence ATGAAAAACAATCTCTTATTTCTATTATTGTTTAGTATCACAACTTTTTGTTTTTCACAAAAAGTAACCCTTTCAGGTTCTGTAAAAGATAGTTTACAAAATCCATTATCTTATGCAAATGTAATCGCAAAACCCAAAGATGTTTCTAAAAACTTACAATTTGCCATAACAGATAACGAAGGCTATTATAAGTTGCTTTTAGAAAAAGGAGACACCATAACAATTAGTATTTCTTATTTAGGATATAAACCTATAGAATATCAATTTATAGCCTTAAAAACCACTAAAAAAGACTTTGTATTACAACAATCTTCAGAGCAATTAGATGAAGTGGTTATAGAAATGCCAGTTACTGTACGTGGAGATACCACTATATATAAAACAGATAAATTTATAAACGGAACAGAACGTAAACTAAAAAATGTTTTAAAAAAATTACCTGGAGTAGAAGTAAGTAAAAACGGAACAGTTACCGTGCAGGGTAAAAAAGTAACCAAAATGTTGGTAGATGGTAAAAAGTTTTTTGGTGGTAATTCTAAATTGGCAGTAGAAAACATTCCTGCAAATGCTGTTGGTAATATAGAAGTAATCGATAATTATAACGAAGTTTCATTTTTAAAAGGGTTAACAGATTCTGATGAAATGGCAATGAACATCAAACTAAAAGAAGATAAAAAACGCTTTCTTTTTGGTGATGTAGAAGCAGGTAAAGGCAACAAAGAGTTTTATAAAACCAGCGCAAATTTGTTTTATTATTCACCCAAAACCAATGTCAATTTTATAGGAAACATTAATAATATAGGCGAAAAAACATTTACGTTTAGAGATTATATGAGTTTTTCTGGCGGTATGAATGCTATATTTAGTGGTAATTTTAAATGGAAAGGTGGCGATTTTTCTCAGTTTTTAGAAAGTAGAGATTTGCAGACAAGTAGCCAAAAATTTGGAGCTTTAAACATTACAAAAACGGCAACTTCAAAGTTAGATATTGCTGGTTATGCTATTTTTTCGAATACAAATACCAGTAGTTTTGTAGAAAACCAAAACGAATACACCACGTTTACAGAACAAAGAACTAATAAAACAGCTACAGATAACTTGTTAGGCATTGGAAACCTAAATATAGAGTACACACCAAATAATAGAGAAAAATGGTATGCAAGAACCCAAGTAAAAAGGACCAATAACACCAAAATAAATACAGTTGCTTCCTTAATAAATGCCAATACCAATACTATTGCTACAGATAGAGATTTAACAGCAACGTACATCAACCAAAATATAGAATGGCACAAAAGACAAAATGATAAACACACGTTTTCATCCATTTTTAATTATGTATTTGATAAAAGTGATAAAACAAACTATTGGCAAACACAAGATGCTATTTTACAAGGTTTAATTCCTGCAGATACAGATCAAGATTTGTTAAGAATTCATCAACTTAAAAATACCAAAGAACAAAATATTGATGCAGTTTTTAAACACTTTTGGGAAATTAACAACAGCAACCATATTTACACAACGTTGGGAAATAAATTTTTAAACGAAGATTTTGTTAGTGATGATTTTCAGAAGTTAGATAACGGCACCACAAATAATTTTTCTTCGGATGATTTTGGCAACGATTTAAATTTAAAGCTAAACGATTTCTTTGTAGGAATGCATTATAAATTTAGAGCAGGAATTTTTACTTTAAAACAAGGAGTTGAATTACACAATTATAAATGGAAATTAGATAAACAAACCCATTTAGAAAACAACAAATGGATTGTTTTACCAGATTTTTTAGCAAAAATTGAGTTTAATAAATCCAAAAAAATTACCATTAATTACAATTTAAAAACGTCTTTTTCTGATGTAGATAAATTTGCCAATCGTTTTTATTTACAATCGTATAATTCGGTTTTTAAAGGAAATGAAACGCTAGAAAATAACTTGTATCACGCAGCGCGTATTTATTACAGCCGTTTTAGTTTGTATAGAGGTTTAATGCTTTTTGCAAACTTAAATTATAGTAAACAAATAAAAGGTGTTAGAAATACAGTAGATTTTAATGATGTTAACCAGTTTTTAACCGTAAAAATGTTCGACAATCCGTCTGAAGATCTTCATGGAAATATACATTTAGAAAAAAGTATTAAAAATATAAAATATAAGTTTGATGTTGGTTTTAGTAACAATAAGTACTTACAAGAATTAAACGGAAATACCCAAACCAATAAAAATAATGGTTATAATTACGAAGTAGGTTTCGAAACCTTGTTTGATAATTTTCCAACAATAGAAGTTGGTGTAAGTAGAGATATTGGTAAATTTATTTCTAGTAATACTACTTCAAAATTTATAACCACAGAACCTTTTGTAACCGTAGATTATGATTTTTTAAAAGGCTTTATTTTTAATTTTGATTATAAGTTAAGCAACTATCAGAATAAAACATTAGGGCAAAAAAATGTGTACGAAATTGCAAATACCACTTTGTCTTATAAAAAGGAAGATGCTGCTTGGTCTTATAAAATAAGTGTCCAAAATATGTTTAATACACAGTTTAAACAAAGCAATAGTTTTTCAGATTATTTAATATCAGATAGTAAAACCTTTATTTTACCTAGAATAATCATGTTTAGTATTGGGTATAATTTGTAG